The Acinetobacter lwoffii genomic sequence CATGAAACTCATCGGCACCATCGTCCAGACCGGAAATATAGTATTCTGTACCAACCGGAAAATCCTGCAACCAGTCAGTCTTATAAAAATCCGAGACCGAATCAAACTGCAAATACAGTTCAGGCTCAGCTTCGATCTTCATCGCGAGTGCAATAAACTTCTGTAATTGTGCTTGATGAAAACCAATGATCATAGCGCTCCTGCCTTTTTAGTCCGGATCATTGTTCGCCAGACTTCGTACATTTTAAATGACTATTTCAAGAATAGGATTCACGAGTCTTGAGGTTTTTCTAGCGCAAGATTATGGCTTGAAGGAGATAAATTATATGGGCTATTTCCGCCAAGCGGCAGAAAAAATCTGAGCTAAGGCATGAGATACCTTTTCTGAATTGCAATGGCTTAAGTACGTAGTCTGAGATCTTCAATCGTAGAAAATGACTGAAAGTGGTGTTCTAAGCACAGTCAGAATGCAAAAGTTCCCTACGAATTTCATGCCGGTGCTCTTCTCCAAAACGGTCGACATGTGCATAGAATACGCCATAGCGACCGACATAATATTCCAGTGACTGATCATAAAAATTCCAGAAAATAGACCATTCGCCTAAATCCATCTGACGAATCTGGGTACCACTGTGCATCGGCATTTTTTGTAATAGTTCTTGCTGTAACTGTTCGGCCTGTGCCCGATTCTCAATATGCACCTGCCGTTGAAAGAATAGCTGTGCCACATCGTCAAACAGTTCCAGTTCATAAGCATCCACCAGATGTACTTGCTGCTCTTGCTCGATGACCTCTTGCTCTGTCATGCTAGAAATCTGTGCCGGTTTTTCTGGACGCTGACACACCAGATGGCGCTGAGCTTTATAGATCTTTCTGCCGACGATCCAGGCAGCATTCAACATGAATAAAACACATAACAACAGCAGTAATTTCAGCATGGTGGATGATCTCATGTGACTAATTTTATTTTTATGGTTATAGGATCAAGATTCATTTGAATAGTCCCTTTTGACTCAGCATACGTCTATTTTTTATACAGTGCAAACTTGAGGCTTATTTTTACTATTTATCTTCTCTGCTTGCTCATTTGTGCCCAGATTCGAACTTCGATTTATTTAAAAATGGATTTACTTTGATTTTTTATTTTTAACGCTGTAATGAGATTTAAGAACTTAAGATAAACAAACAGGACAAATCAGCAACAGAACCAATCTTCACATTGATAAATCACAGCAAAGATGCTCAAAAAACTACAATATTGTTCTGTTTTTTACCCTCTTCTTTTTTATCAAATAAACCTTCCCTATAAATGTTCGAGAAAATGAATAATATTATGATTCGTGAAGGGAGGGTCGAAGATATACCTCAAATTATTCAGGTCATTCATGACAGCATTCAGTCCTGTGTACTGGATCATCAGCGTGAAGAAAGCAAAATTCAAACCTGGCTAGAAAAGTTTGATCATGCCAGCCTGATTGTCGATATGCTGTATAACGATTGCTGGGTTTATCTCATCTATGACAAGGTCGTCGGGTTCTTATTGGTCAGTGATGCTGGAGAAATCCGGATGCATTATGTGGCCCAACACTGCCAAAGGCTGGGGTTTGGCACCGAGTTATTTCATCAAATGCATCACGCTTTATTAAAGAAAAAAATTCATCAGATTGAAATATAGTCTACTCAAACTGCCTTAAGTTATTATCAACACTGCGGCTTTCATCCACATTCTGCCGAGTCAGAAGATGAATCGCGTTATCTGTATAAATATGTTTTTTAATCGGCCTCTTTTTCAATTTTCAACTGATCACGTCCTGCCTGTTTGGCGGCGTAGAGCTGCACATCTGCCGCTTTCATCAATTCATGAATATCTGCATAGCCATGTTTTTGTTCAACCCAGGCCGCGCCCATACTAACCGTAACATAATCTTTTGCATCTGGCCGATTCAGATGTTGCATACGCTGTTCCCGAATCTGGTTTAACACATTTTCCAGATTTTTAAGGGCAGTTTGAACCGGCATTCCAGTGAGCAGAATCGCAAACTCTTCACCACCATAACGTGCCAGATAGCCAGACGGTGGCAAAGTGCCTTGAATAATCCTGACCAGATTTTTCAGGATTTCATCGCCTTTTAAGTGGCCATAGTAGTCATTATAATTTTTAAAAAAATCGACATCGAGCATGGCAAAAATTAAGGTATGTTGCGGCTGTTGTTGGGTCTGTATAAACTGCTGCTGGATTTCATGATTTAAGGCACGCCGGTTAAAAGCTCCGGTCAGTGCATCAATATTCATCTGCTGTTCCAGTTTGGCATTCACTTCACGCAGCTGCTGGGTACGCTCTTTGACTTTTTGATCGAGCGAATTATTGAGTGCGATCAGGTTCAGGTTTAGCTGTTCAGTCTCATAAGTTTGATGTGCATAATGTCTGGACTGCTGAAACATGATTAATAAGGCATAGATACTGGTTGAGATAAAGAACAGATGCGTGGTTTTAATTACATTGATCAGCAACAGATAATCATTCAAAAAAGTGACACAGAGGAAAATAATCGCAATCAGATTTAGACGTGAATAATGCTCTTTATAACGTAAGGTCTGATAAAAGCCGTAAATAAAATTACCGATGATGACCAGGGCGAAAATCGCACTAAATAGGGCCAGTCGTTCAAATATCTCAGGAGGTGAAAATAGGGTAAAAATAATGTTAAAGACCAGTAAGGCCACCGCGATATAATAAATCACCGGATTTAAATAGCGCCGATTAAACAGATGCATATAACTGAGAAAAAAGAAGGCAGCAACAAAAGTAAACAGATACTCTAAGCGGGTTGCCCACAGCCAGTTAATATTGGTAAATACCGAATAGGCATAGGGTGCAGAAAACAGGTTATGCAGGGCCAAAAAGACAATAAACCAGCCAAAAACAAAGATACTTTTACTGTTACGTTCTCGTGATCCTCTGAAGACCGAAAACAGAATAGTAAACATCCCCACCCCAAGTACCGCGCCGCACACCATGGCAATACTCATCATGAGCTGCTGGAATTGGCGATTGATGGTACCTGCAACGCCGATCTGCATCGGTCGTTCGAGACCACCATGCAAGTGGGTATAATTGGAAGCCTGAATGCTTAAAGTAATATATTCAGTTTCTGGAACAAAATAGCCAATACGCGGTGCTTTTTCAGTCACCTGCTTTTCAGGTGTAGTACTGATTTCCCCGAGCCGAACAATAAACTGTCCATTGACATATACCCGATAGGCACCGTATTGGGTCGGAATCCGAATCGCGATGCGTCGCCCGATAAATTCTTTCGGAATTTTAAAATAGCCAATAAAGGTGCCGTAGCCAGAATTTGAACCCGCCAGAGTTTTAAAAGAGGCTGGTAATTTAACTGTTTTTGACTGCAGTACAGGACTGGGCTGAATAATAAACTGGCTCGGATAAAACAGCCATTTTCCCTGCAAAGGACTCGTACTATGTTCGGTAAAATGGACTTCAGCAATATGGTCGTGAGATTGCTGCTGAAATGACGGCGACGGGAGTTCATCCTGAGCGATTGCTGAACTTGTGATGCAAGTCATCCAGCTAAAGGCACAGACAAATACGAAAAAACAGACATTCCTTATCAAGTTATGCAAATACGTTCTATCTCAAGATAATTCTTTATTATTCTTATAATTTACAAGGAATATTTTTGATTTCAAATCTTTTTAGATGTTTTTGTAGCTTCTCCGGC encodes the following:
- a CDS encoding diguanylate cyclase gives rise to the protein MTCITSSAIAQDELPSPSFQQQSHDHIAEVHFTEHSTSPLQGKWLFYPSQFIIQPSPVLQSKTVKLPASFKTLAGSNSGYGTFIGYFKIPKEFIGRRIAIRIPTQYGAYRVYVNGQFIVRLGEISTTPEKQVTEKAPRIGYFVPETEYITLSIQASNYTHLHGGLERPMQIGVAGTINRQFQQLMMSIAMVCGAVLGVGMFTILFSVFRGSRERNSKSIFVFGWFIVFLALHNLFSAPYAYSVFTNINWLWATRLEYLFTFVAAFFFLSYMHLFNRRYLNPVIYYIAVALLVFNIIFTLFSPPEIFERLALFSAIFALVIIGNFIYGFYQTLRYKEHYSRLNLIAIIFLCVTFLNDYLLLINVIKTTHLFFISTSIYALLIMFQQSRHYAHQTYETEQLNLNLIALNNSLDQKVKERTQQLREVNAKLEQQMNIDALTGAFNRRALNHEIQQQFIQTQQQPQHTLIFAMLDVDFFKNYNDYYGHLKGDEILKNLVRIIQGTLPPSGYLARYGGEEFAILLTGMPVQTALKNLENVLNQIREQRMQHLNRPDAKDYVTVSMGAAWVEQKHGYADIHELMKAADVQLYAAKQAGRDQLKIEKEAD